GAACGCGACTGGAAGGAATGATTTGAATGACGTTATTTCATTATAAAACATCAGAAGATAATATGACCGTTGAGTATTTACTCAAGGACAAATGGCAAGGTGGTAAAAAGACCGTTCACCTTATGCGTATGGCCAAGAGTGTACTAGGTCAGGATGGCGAACCAGTGGATGATTGGCGCCTACCGCTTCCTGAAGGGACGGAATTAGTGTTCACTTTCCCTGAAGCAGCTTCAACATATATCTCAGATGAACAAGTTGAATTGACGGTACTTTTTGAAGACGAACATATCCTTGCAGTCGTAAAACCTGCTGGCATGTCAACACATCCCGATGGTCCAAGGGACACAGGTACATTGATGAATGCTGTCATGGCACATATTAAAAAAAATGGCGGTGTCTACGCCGAGCATGTCCATCGTCTTGATAAAGGAACTTCAGGTGCTGTTCTTATTGCAAAACATCCGATTGCGAAAGCACTCTTTGATCGCATGATTGAGAATAACGAAATCAAACGGAAATACACTGCAGAAGTTGACGGTTACTTAAAAAGACCTAAAGGTACAATTAGACTTCCGATTGGAAAAGACCGTCATCATCCAGCCAAACGAATTGTTTCAATGTCTGGACAATCTGCTGTTACAAATTTCAGGCTTATTGAACGCAAAGATGAAACGTCAATCGTAGAAGCTGAACTAGAGACAGGCCGGACACACCAAATTCGTGTTCACTTATCACATCTTGGATACCCTGTTACAGGCGATACACTCTATGACGGTAGTGAAACAGAAGACGGTAATTA
This region of Sporosarcina sp. ANT_H38 genomic DNA includes:
- a CDS encoding RluA family pseudouridine synthase produces the protein MTLFHYKTSEDNMTVEYLLKDKWQGGKKTVHLMRMAKSVLGQDGEPVDDWRLPLPEGTELVFTFPEAASTYISDEQVELTVLFEDEHILAVVKPAGMSTHPDGPRDTGTLMNAVMAHIKKNGGVYAEHVHRLDKGTSGAVLIAKHPIAKALFDRMIENNEIKRKYTAEVDGYLKRPKGTIRLPIGKDRHHPAKRIVSMSGQSAVTNFRLIERKDETSIVEAELETGRTHQIRVHLSHLGYPVTGDTLYDGSETEDGNYRLTATTLSFIHPFTEKQTLIEMSTI